The following are from one region of the Amylibacter sp. IMCC11727 genome:
- a CDS encoding TetR/AcrR family transcriptional regulator: MNTNVTPLRKQNKRRENELLILQAAEKVFAEAGFGGATMQLIADVAGLPKANVHYYFSTKEALYRQVVSNIFEVWLKAAESFEDASGPSEGIGAYIDAKMEISRTHPAGSKVWASEVMHGAPIIQDYLETALVEWTNGRISVINQWIADGLMDPISPRHLLYLIWSSTQHYADFGHQIQTLNNSTPLTDDDWQEAKTAVKRIILKGIGVTP, translated from the coding sequence TTGAACACAAACGTCACCCCTTTGCGCAAACAAAATAAGCGCCGTGAAAACGAATTGCTCATTTTGCAGGCAGCGGAAAAAGTCTTTGCCGAGGCAGGGTTTGGCGGGGCCACCATGCAATTGATCGCCGATGTGGCGGGCCTGCCCAAAGCAAACGTGCATTATTACTTTTCCACCAAAGAAGCGCTCTATCGCCAAGTGGTCTCCAACATCTTCGAGGTCTGGCTCAAGGCCGCCGAGTCTTTCGAAGACGCCTCAGGTCCATCTGAGGGCATCGGGGCCTACATCGACGCCAAAATGGAAATCAGCCGCACACACCCCGCAGGGTCCAAAGTCTGGGCGTCCGAAGTGATGCACGGCGCGCCCATCATCCAAGATTACCTTGAAACCGCGCTCGTGGAATGGACCAACGGGCGGATCAGCGTCATCAACCAATGGATCGCCGATGGGTTGATGGACCCGATCAGCCCGCGCCACCTCCTTTACCTCATCTGGTCCTCCACCCAGCACTACGCCGATTTCGGCCATCAAATCCAAACCTTGAACAACAGCACCCCCCTGACCGATGACGATTGGCAGGAGGCAAAAACTGCCGTAAAACGCATCATACTCAAAGGGATCGGCGTCACGCCCTAA
- a CDS encoding TetR family transcriptional regulator C-terminal domain-containing protein, which produces MARAASTKGQTRIQKEKTEQILNAALNVFSTYGFRGSTIDQIATEAGLSKPNILYYFDGKDAIHAVLLSRLLETWLEPLEHLQDSETPIDEICAYVTRKLEMARDYPRESRLFANEILQGAPRIIDDLAGPLRTLTQQKADLIHSWIASGKIAPVDPHHLIFSIWSTTQHYADFDVQVNAVLGPQTEDRFVKAAAHLNTLFRKMLEP; this is translated from the coding sequence ATGGCAAGAGCAGCAAGCACCAAGGGTCAAACCCGCATCCAAAAAGAAAAGACCGAGCAAATTTTGAATGCCGCCCTCAACGTCTTTTCCACCTATGGGTTTCGTGGGTCCACTATTGATCAAATCGCAACCGAGGCGGGTCTCTCAAAGCCCAACATCCTTTATTACTTTGATGGCAAAGACGCGATTCATGCCGTTCTTCTGTCCCGATTGCTGGAAACATGGCTCGAACCGCTGGAACACCTGCAAGACAGTGAAACACCGATTGATGAAATCTGCGCATACGTGACCCGCAAACTCGAAATGGCCCGCGATTATCCCCGCGAAAGCCGCCTTTTTGCCAACGAAATTCTGCAAGGCGCGCCGCGCATCATCGACGATCTCGCTGGCCCTTTACGCACACTTACTCAGCAAAAAGCCGATCTCATCCACAGCTGGATCGCTTCGGGCAAAATCGCCCCCGTGGACCCGCATCACTTGATCTTTTCGATCTGGTCCACCACGCAACACTATGCGGATTTCGATGTGCAGGTGAACGCCGTCCTCGGCCCTCAAACCGAAGACCGTTTTGTAAAGGCCGCCGCACATCTCAACACCCTGTTTCGAAAAATGCTGGAACCATAG
- a CDS encoding sulfatase-like hydrolase/transferase yields the protein MKQPNILFFMTDNQPAEALGCAGNTELKTPNIDALAKRGTRFTNAHCVNAMCSPCRASVLTGLMPSQHGVHNWLDDTLMDQWPQNWSAIEEFPTLPQQFKAAGYNTALIGKYHLGMPFEPQNGFDHWVTFPHGHTHTFYGNEVIDNGKRYTVDGHTVDFFAQKTHEYLETQTDSDAPFFAFVPFNGPYGHFPAISGRGPEPFATMYDDADMHSIPREGLNPAIIDRLAMRLAAGGGKIRPQFKGPLLLPNNMEALRNYYAQISLIDHHIGEILATLDRLDLTRDTIIVFTADHGFSLGHNGIWGHGAATWPSTTHHAAFNIPLIIAGDPIAAKGQISDGLTSQLDVYQTLASLAGITPETTLPSAANDLTPTLTGKPQTFPDAVFMEQEETRAIRTNDWLYMQRFNGAVDFPTTDALYNLTSDPAETTDLAADPAHTDITKSLRAKITAFFDTHSQPQYDLWSGGSAKSNTQAPELWQNAWGADWAPERPARP from the coding sequence ATGAAACAGCCCAACATCCTCTTCTTTATGACCGACAATCAACCGGCAGAGGCATTGGGCTGCGCAGGTAACACCGAACTCAAAACCCCAAACATCGACGCGCTCGCCAAACGCGGCACCCGCTTTACCAACGCCCATTGCGTCAACGCCATGTGTTCCCCGTGTCGTGCCTCTGTACTGACGGGCCTGATGCCAAGCCAGCACGGCGTTCACAACTGGCTAGATGACACATTGATGGATCAATGGCCGCAAAACTGGTCCGCCATCGAAGAATTTCCAACCCTACCGCAGCAATTCAAAGCGGCTGGTTACAACACCGCGTTGATCGGCAAATACCACCTCGGCATGCCGTTTGAGCCGCAAAATGGTTTTGACCACTGGGTCACATTCCCCCATGGCCACACCCACACCTTTTACGGCAACGAAGTCATCGACAACGGTAAACGCTACACCGTCGATGGCCACACCGTCGATTTTTTCGCGCAGAAAACCCACGAATACCTCGAAACCCAAACAGACAGCGACGCCCCATTCTTCGCCTTTGTCCCGTTCAACGGCCCCTACGGCCATTTCCCCGCCATATCTGGGCGCGGCCCCGAACCTTTTGCGACCATGTACGATGATGCAGACATGCACTCGATCCCACGCGAAGGGCTCAACCCCGCCATCATAGACCGCCTTGCCATGCGGCTCGCGGCAGGGGGAGGTAAAATCCGTCCACAGTTCAAAGGCCCGCTTCTTCTGCCCAACAATATGGAAGCTTTGCGCAATTACTACGCGCAAATCTCGCTGATCGACCATCACATCGGCGAAATCCTCGCAACCCTCGACCGCCTCGATTTGACCCGTGACACCATCATCGTTTTCACAGCCGATCACGGATTTTCGCTCGGCCACAACGGCATTTGGGGCCACGGTGCCGCCACATGGCCCAGCACCACACACCACGCCGCGTTTAACATCCCGCTCATCATCGCAGGCGATCCCATCGCCGCAAAAGGGCAAATCTCAGACGGGCTCACCAGCCAGCTGGACGTGTACCAGACCCTCGCATCGCTTGCAGGCATCACACCTGAAACCACTCTGCCCAGCGCCGCAAACGACCTCACCCCAACCCTCACGGGCAAACCACAAACCTTCCCAGATGCCGTCTTCATGGAACAAGAAGAAACCCGCGCCATCAGGACCAACGATTGGCTCTACATGCAACGTTTCAACGGCGCAGTGGACTTCCCCACCACAGACGCGCTTTACAACCTCACTTCCGATCCCGCCGAAACAACCGACCTCGCCGCAGATCCCGCCCACACAGACATCACCAAATCCCTGCGCGCAAAAATCACCGCGTTTTTCGATACCCACAGCCAACCGCAATACGATCTGTGGTCAGGCGGTAGCGCCAAATCCAACACCCAAGCCCCAGAACTCTGGCAAAACGCATGGGGGGCCGATTGGGCTCCAGAACGGCCAGCCCGCCCATGA
- a CDS encoding M50 family metallopeptidase encodes MTPAITFIKNHWQMILIVTLIYTLWQTDFVQPIRVLIVFLHELSHAIATVVTGGEVVEFAVWSNESGHVMSRGGNRFITLTAGYLGSLLFGVLFFLVAVRTSWDRALLGLFGATMILVALFYIRHSYPFFFAIITGGLMVATAWFLSNQYSDLILRIVGLTSIIYVPYDIFSDTIRWSRIRSDARMLAEEFGGTTIMWGGLWLVVSLIVIGLCLRFGLPQSTNITFKRAASEKTTL; translated from the coding sequence ATGACACCCGCCATCACCTTCATCAAAAACCACTGGCAGATGATCCTCATCGTCACGCTGATTTACACCCTATGGCAAACCGACTTTGTCCAGCCCATCCGCGTGCTGATCGTCTTTTTGCACGAACTCTCCCACGCCATTGCCACTGTGGTCACGGGCGGCGAAGTGGTGGAATTCGCCGTCTGGTCCAACGAATCTGGCCATGTGATGAGCCGCGGCGGAAACCGTTTCATCACCCTCACCGCAGGATATCTCGGCTCCCTCTTGTTTGGCGTCCTCTTCTTCCTCGTAGCGGTCCGCACATCATGGGATCGCGCCCTCCTCGGCCTTTTCGGCGCCACGATGATCCTTGTGGCGTTGTTTTACATCCGCCACAGCTATCCGTTTTTCTTTGCCATCATCACAGGGGGCCTGATGGTCGCCACCGCGTGGTTCCTGTCCAACCAATACAGCGATCTGATCCTGCGCATCGTGGGGCTCACCAGCATCATCTACGTGCCTTATGACATATTCAGCGACACAATTCGCTGGTCACGCATCCGCTCTGATGCCCGTATGCTGGCCGAGGAATTTGGCGGCACAACAATCATGTGGGGCGGCCTCTGGCTTGTGGTCAGCTTGATCGTCATCGGCCTATGCCTCCGCTTCGGTCTGCCCCAATCCACCAACATCACATTCAAAAGGGCCGCCTCCGAAAAGACGACCCTCTAG
- the preA gene encoding NAD-dependent dihydropyrimidine dehydrogenase subunit PreA, whose product MADLRSEFVGIKSPNPFWLASAPPTDKEYNVRRAFEAGWGGVVWKTLGEEGPPVVNVNGPRYGAIFGADRRLLGLNNIELITDRPLQQNLREIKAVKKDYPDRAVVVSLMVPCVEDAWKAILPVVEETGADGVELNFGCPHGMSERGMGSAVGQVPEYIEMVTRWAKQNTRMPVIVKLTPNITDVRKPAEAAHAGGADAVSLINTINSITSVNLDLFAPEPMIDTKGAHGGYCGPAVKPIALNMVAEIARNPVTANLPISGIGGVTTWRDAAEFLALGAGNVQVCTAAMTYGFKVVQEMISGLGQWMDEKGHESVASVVGRAVPNCSDWQNLNLNYVSKARISQDDCIKCGRCFAACEDTSHQAITMSADRTFEVIDDECVACNLCVNVCPVEGCITMERIEPGQVDERTGKVVEEEFADWTTHPNNPGRVAAE is encoded by the coding sequence ATGGCTGATCTGAGAAGTGAATTTGTTGGTATTAAATCCCCGAACCCGTTTTGGCTGGCCAGTGCGCCGCCCACGGATAAAGAATACAACGTGCGCCGTGCGTTTGAGGCGGGCTGGGGCGGCGTTGTTTGGAAGACGCTGGGCGAAGAAGGCCCGCCTGTGGTGAATGTAAACGGACCACGGTACGGCGCGATTTTCGGGGCGGATCGGCGGTTGTTGGGGCTGAACAACATTGAGTTGATTACCGATCGCCCGCTGCAACAGAACCTGCGTGAAATTAAGGCCGTGAAGAAGGATTATCCTGATCGTGCGGTCGTTGTCTCCCTGATGGTCCCCTGTGTCGAAGATGCGTGGAAGGCAATCCTTCCTGTTGTTGAAGAGACAGGGGCCGATGGGGTGGAACTGAACTTTGGGTGTCCGCACGGAATGTCGGAGCGGGGCATGGGCAGCGCCGTGGGGCAGGTCCCTGAATACATCGAGATGGTAACGCGCTGGGCCAAGCAGAACACGCGGATGCCTGTGATTGTGAAGCTGACGCCGAACATCACAGATGTGCGTAAACCAGCCGAAGCGGCCCATGCGGGTGGGGCGGATGCGGTGAGTTTGATCAATACGATCAATTCGATCACTAGCGTGAACCTCGACCTGTTTGCGCCAGAACCGATGATTGATACGAAAGGGGCGCATGGGGGGTATTGCGGGCCAGCCGTCAAACCAATTGCGCTGAACATGGTGGCGGAAATCGCGCGCAATCCTGTGACGGCGAACCTGCCGATTTCAGGGATTGGGGGCGTGACCACGTGGCGTGATGCGGCGGAGTTTCTCGCGCTCGGCGCGGGGAATGTGCAGGTGTGTACAGCGGCCATGACATACGGGTTTAAAGTGGTGCAGGAGATGATTTCTGGACTGGGCCAGTGGATGGATGAAAAGGGCCACGAGAGCGTTGCAAGCGTTGTGGGACGGGCCGTTCCGAATTGTTCTGATTGGCAGAACTTGAACCTGAATTATGTGTCAAAGGCGCGGATTTCTCAGGATGATTGCATCAAATGCGGGCGGTGTTTTGCGGCCTGTGAAGATACCTCGCATCAGGCGATTACAATGTCTGCGGATCGCACGTTTGAGGTGATTGATGACGAATGCGTGGCCTGTAACCTGTGTGTGAACGTGTGCCCCGTGGAAGGATGTATCACGATGGAGCGCATTGAGCCGGGGCAAGTGGATGAACGCACCGGCAAAGTTGTGGAAGAGGAGTTTGCCGATTGGACGACGCATCCCAACAACCCTGGGCGTGTGGCGGCGGAGTAG
- a CDS encoding NAD(P)-dependent oxidoreductase encodes MANSTFTDGVVAGRLEPEVLADNFSDLHPPLDDHEALVAADRCYFCHDAPCMTACPTSIDIPLFIRQIATGTAESAAKTIFDQNILGGMCARVCPTETLCEEVCVREVAEGKPVIIGQLQRYATDKVMATGVHPFARAAETGKSVAVVGAGPAGLAAAHRLAMHGHAVVIFDARPKGGGLNEFGIAAYKSVDGFAQAEVDWLLKIGGIDVRYGQALGDQISLEGLKAEFDAVFLGVGLGGVNALRADGEDKDGVRDAVDFIAELRQADDLTALPVGRRVVVIGGGMTAIDAAVQSKLLGAQDVTVAYRRDKSAMGASAFEQDLATSKGVRIVFNAQPVKVLGNGSATGVEFERTDSSNGELKPTGETFVIEADQVFKAIGQTLTTDAGLELERGKIVVSVDGKTSMDGVWAGGDCALGGDDLTVTAVAEGRDAAMDIHKTLVG; translated from the coding sequence ATGGCGAATTCGACGTTTACGGATGGTGTGGTTGCAGGGCGGTTAGAGCCCGAAGTTTTGGCGGATAATTTTTCGGATTTGCATCCGCCGCTGGATGATCATGAGGCGTTGGTTGCGGCGGATCGGTGTTATTTCTGTCATGACGCGCCCTGTATGACAGCCTGTCCCACGTCGATTGATATTCCACTGTTCATTCGCCAGATCGCCACGGGCACGGCGGAGTCTGCGGCCAAGACGATTTTTGATCAGAACATTTTAGGCGGAATGTGTGCGCGGGTTTGCCCCACAGAAACCCTGTGTGAAGAAGTTTGTGTGCGCGAAGTGGCCGAAGGCAAGCCTGTGATTATCGGGCAGTTGCAACGCTATGCCACGGATAAGGTGATGGCGACGGGTGTGCATCCGTTTGCGCGTGCGGCTGAAACGGGTAAGTCAGTTGCGGTGGTTGGGGCAGGACCCGCAGGGTTGGCAGCGGCGCATCGATTGGCGATGCACGGACATGCGGTGGTGATATTTGATGCGCGACCCAAAGGCGGCGGGCTGAACGAATTTGGCATTGCGGCCTATAAATCTGTGGATGGGTTTGCGCAGGCCGAGGTGGATTGGCTGCTGAAAATTGGTGGTATTGATGTGCGATACGGTCAGGCGCTGGGCGATCAGATCTCGCTTGAAGGCCTAAAGGCGGAGTTTGATGCGGTTTTCCTAGGGGTTGGTTTAGGCGGTGTGAACGCGCTGCGGGCCGATGGGGAAGACAAAGATGGCGTGCGTGATGCGGTGGATTTCATTGCAGAGCTGCGCCAAGCGGATGATCTGACGGCGCTGCCCGTGGGGCGGCGTGTGGTTGTGATTGGTGGCGGAATGACCGCGATTGATGCGGCGGTGCAATCTAAATTGCTCGGTGCGCAGGATGTGACGGTGGCCTATCGCCGCGACAAATCTGCCATGGGCGCGAGCGCGTTTGAACAGGATTTGGCGACCAGTAAAGGCGTGCGGATCGTGTTTAATGCGCAGCCAGTGAAGGTGCTGGGGAATGGTTCGGCGACGGGTGTGGAGTTTGAACGCACGGACAGTTCAAACGGTGAGTTGAAACCAACGGGCGAAACATTTGTGATTGAGGCGGATCAGGTTTTCAAAGCCATCGGGCAGACACTGACCACAGATGCTGGGCTTGAATTGGAGCGTGGCAAGATTGTTGTTTCGGTCGACGGTAAGACGTCGATGGACGGCGTTTGGGCGGGCGGCGATTGCGCGCTGGGTGGTGATGATTTGACGGTCACCGCTGTGGCCGAGGGCCGCGATGCGGCGATGGATATCCATAAGACGTTGGTCGGTTGA
- the trpB gene encoding tryptophan synthase subunit beta: MMNDMLNSFMSGPDENGRFGDFGGRFVSETLMPLILDLEAEYEKAKVDPDFWAEMDHLWKHYVGRPSPLYFASRVTEDLGGAKVYYKRDELNHTGAHKINNVLGQILLARRMGKTRIIAETGAGQHGVATATVCAKFGLKCIVYMGAHDVERQAPNVFRMKLLGAEVVPVTSGRGTLKDAMNDALRDWVTYVDETFYCIGTVAGPHPYPAMVRDFQSIIGKEVREQMMEAEGRLPDSVVACIGGGSNAMGLFYPFLDDKEVRIIGVEAGGKGVNDKMEHCASLTGGKPGVLHGNRTYLLQDDAGQILEGYSISAGLDYPGIGPEHSWLHDTGRAEYVSVTDSEALEAFQYSCRTEGIIPALEPSHALAHVRKLAPTLPKDHILVMNMCGRGDKDIFTVARHLGWDMDSE, from the coding sequence GTGATGAACGATATGCTTAACTCTTTTATGTCTGGACCTGATGAAAACGGTCGGTTTGGTGATTTCGGTGGGCGGTTTGTGTCCGAAACGCTGATGCCGCTGATCCTTGATCTGGAAGCGGAATATGAGAAGGCGAAAGTTGATCCTGATTTCTGGGCCGAGATGGATCATCTGTGGAAGCATTACGTGGGCCGTCCGAGCCCGCTGTATTTCGCCAGCCGTGTGACCGAGGATTTGGGTGGCGCGAAAGTGTATTACAAGCGTGATGAGCTGAACCACACGGGCGCGCACAAGATTAACAATGTGTTGGGGCAGATTCTGCTGGCGCGGCGCATGGGCAAGACGCGGATTATTGCGGAAACGGGAGCGGGCCAACATGGTGTGGCCACGGCGACGGTGTGTGCGAAGTTCGGTTTGAAGTGTATCGTTTACATGGGTGCGCATGACGTGGAACGCCAAGCGCCGAACGTGTTTCGCATGAAATTGCTGGGCGCAGAAGTTGTGCCTGTGACGTCTGGTCGTGGCACGTTGAAAGACGCGATGAACGATGCGTTGCGTGATTGGGTCACCTATGTGGATGAGACGTTTTATTGCATCGGCACGGTCGCTGGGCCGCATCCTTATCCTGCGATGGTGCGCGATTTCCAGAGCATTATTGGCAAAGAAGTGCGCGAGCAGATGATGGAGGCCGAGGGCCGTTTGCCAGATTCTGTGGTGGCGTGTATCGGCGGCGGGTCCAATGCGATGGGACTGTTTTATCCGTTCCTTGACGACAAAGAGGTGCGCATCATTGGTGTTGAAGCCGGTGGTAAGGGCGTGAATGACAAGATGGAGCATTGTGCATCGCTGACTGGTGGGAAGCCTGGTGTGCTGCATGGCAATCGCACGTATTTGTTGCAGGATGATGCGGGTCAGATTTTGGAAGGCTATTCGATTTCTGCAGGTTTGGATTATCCGGGGATCGGGCCAGAACACAGCTGGCTGCATGATACGGGCCGCGCGGAATACGTAAGCGTGACCGACAGTGAGGCGTTGGAAGCGTTCCAATATTCCTGCCGCACTGAGGGGATTATTCCTGCGTTGGAACCGTCGCATGCGTTGGCGCATGTGCGTAAATTGGCGCCGACGCTGCCAAAGGATCATATTCTGGTGATGAATATGTGCGGGCGCGGGGACAAAGATATCTTTACCGTGGCGCGACATCTGGGCTGGGATATGGACAGCGAATAA
- a CDS encoding GNAT family N-acetyltransferase has product MFRKATEADVPAFVDLLKDDEIGATRETANPDVYVDVFRRVEVDPMAVIVVGEQDGRVVAGYQLNAIEGLSLNGLRRGQIEDVRVASNLRGQGIGKQLIEDAFERARTMGCKAMQLVAHKDRKATERFYRSVGFSVSHSGFKRGLD; this is encoded by the coding sequence GTGTTTCGCAAAGCAACGGAGGCAGATGTTCCTGCCTTTGTTGATTTGCTGAAAGACGATGAAATTGGCGCAACGCGTGAAACGGCGAACCCTGATGTTTACGTGGATGTGTTTCGCCGCGTGGAAGTGGATCCGATGGCCGTGATCGTTGTCGGCGAACAGGACGGCCGTGTCGTCGCGGGATATCAGTTGAATGCGATTGAAGGTCTGTCATTGAACGGACTGCGGCGCGGGCAGATTGAAGATGTGCGCGTGGCGAGCAATTTGCGCGGGCAAGGTATTGGCAAGCAGTTGATCGAAGATGCGTTTGAACGGGCGCGGACGATGGGGTGCAAAGCCATGCAATTGGTGGCGCATAAAGACCGCAAGGCAACAGAGCGATTTTACCGCAGTGTTGGGTTTAGCGTGAGTCACAGTGGGTTCAAACGCGGGTTGGATTGA
- a CDS encoding phosphoribosylanthranilate isomerase — protein sequence MRVKICGISTSDTLAAAVGAGAAYVGFVFFEKSPRHVSFETARALSLAVPEGVCKVALTVNATDAELDAMLAEVPIDMLQLHGRETPERVAEVKARFGLPVMKAVGVADETDLPALNDYARVADQILVDAKPPKNADLPGGNGLAFDWRLIAGRRWAVPWMLAGGLTPENAAEAVAMTGAQQLDVSSGVERAPGVKDAKKIAAFCAAVQA from the coding sequence ATGCGCGTAAAGATTTGCGGGATATCAACATCGGACACATTGGCGGCTGCCGTAGGTGCGGGGGCGGCCTATGTTGGGTTTGTATTTTTTGAAAAATCTCCACGTCATGTGAGCTTTGAAACAGCGCGGGCACTGTCGTTGGCTGTGCCAGAGGGCGTGTGCAAGGTTGCGTTGACGGTGAATGCCACAGATGCGGAATTGGATGCGATGCTGGCTGAGGTGCCCATTGATATGCTGCAATTGCACGGCCGTGAAACGCCCGAACGGGTGGCAGAGGTGAAGGCGCGGTTTGGCTTGCCCGTGATGAAAGCGGTGGGTGTTGCGGATGAGACCGATTTGCCCGCGTTGAATGACTATGCCCGCGTGGCGGATCAGATTTTGGTGGACGCAAAGCCGCCTAAAAATGCGGACCTTCCGGGGGGCAATGGGTTGGCGTTTGACTGGCGGTTGATCGCGGGGCGGCGTTGGGCGGTTCCGTGGATGCTGGCGGGTGGCTTGACCCCTGAAAATGCGGCTGAGGCTGTAGCGATGACAGGGGCACAGCAGTTGGACGTGTCCAGCGGTGTGGAACGTGCGCCGGGTGTGAAGGATGCGAAGAAGATCGCGGCGTTCTGTGCAGCGGTTCAGGCGTGA
- a CDS encoding LapA family protein, whose protein sequence is MRYIRYLFLAVIGLALIVVALANREMTTLKLMPDALAAPFGLQGSVTLPLFVVIFLGIVVGLLIGFVWEWLREFKYRHSLSKKDKEVHRLEREVKVLKAKNGESTDDVLALIE, encoded by the coding sequence ATGCGTTACATTCGATATTTGTTTCTGGCTGTGATCGGCCTTGCGCTGATTGTTGTGGCGTTGGCAAACCGCGAAATGACAACGTTGAAATTGATGCCCGATGCGTTGGCAGCGCCCTTTGGCCTGCAAGGCAGCGTGACGTTGCCGCTGTTTGTTGTGATCTTTTTGGGCATCGTGGTTGGTTTGCTGATCGGGTTTGTCTGGGAATGGCTGCGCGAATTCAAATACCGCCACAGCCTGTCCAAAAAGGACAAAGAGGTTCACCGCCTTGAGCGCGAAGTTAAGGTGTTAAAGGCGAAGAACGGCGAAAGCACAGATGACGTGTTGGCGTTGATTGAGTAA
- the ihfB gene encoding integration host factor subunit beta produces MIRSELVEKIAEANPHLYQRDVERIVSTVFNEIIEALANGDRVELRGFGAFSVKKRDARVGRNPRTGETVQVDEKHVPFFKTGKLLRDRLNGS; encoded by the coding sequence ATGATACGTTCGGAACTCGTGGAGAAAATTGCCGAAGCCAATCCACACCTGTATCAGCGCGATGTGGAGCGCATTGTGTCCACTGTATTCAACGAAATTATTGAAGCACTTGCGAATGGTGACCGCGTGGAATTGCGCGGCTTTGGTGCATTTTCAGTGAAAAAACGTGATGCGCGGGTTGGGCGCAATCCACGCACGGGTGAAACTGTGCAGGTGGACGAAAAGCATGTGCCGTTTTTTAAAACGGGCAAGCTGTTGCGGGATCGTTTAAACGGCAGCTGA
- the sppA gene encoding signal peptide peptidase SppA, translated as MDALERDFYEERRRKWRRSAFWRGVFVTIGFIVLLGVIGAFFGGGPRFGDHIAHVKIRGVIYDDPILDAALKKVEENDNAKALILSISSPGGTTVGSEAVYERLRKISKKKPVVSVLGEVAASGGYIAAIGTDHIIARGNTITGSIGVIMEYPDVTDLLTKIGVTMQTIRSSEVKGGPSPFRKPTEASIAAEKALIDESYQWFRALVEERRGLSGAALDNVADGRVFTGRLALDLKLIDAIGGFDAAKEYLDSLESVEAELPVDTYELEYEEGGFFGPVGKFLLKNGNLERISGQTGPRLYSIAK; from the coding sequence ATGGACGCTCTGGAACGTGATTTCTATGAAGAGCGGCGCCGTAAGTGGCGCCGCTCTGCTTTTTGGCGCGGCGTGTTTGTGACAATCGGGTTCATTGTCCTGCTCGGCGTTATCGGTGCATTTTTTGGCGGGGGGCCGCGGTTTGGGGATCACATTGCCCACGTAAAAATTCGCGGCGTAATTTATGACGATCCAATTCTGGATGCGGCCCTGAAAAAGGTCGAAGAGAATGACAACGCAAAGGCGTTGATCCTGTCCATCAGCAGCCCCGGTGGCACGACTGTTGGATCAGAGGCCGTGTATGAGCGGTTGCGTAAGATTTCAAAGAAGAAACCCGTTGTGTCTGTGCTGGGCGAAGTGGCCGCATCGGGCGGGTATATCGCGGCGATTGGTACGGATCATATCATCGCGCGGGGCAATACCATCACGGGGTCCATCGGTGTGATTATGGAATACCCCGATGTGACGGATTTGCTGACAAAAATCGGTGTGACGATGCAGACCATTCGGTCATCCGAAGTTAAGGGCGGGCCATCGCCGTTTCGTAAGCCAACTGAGGCATCTATTGCAGCGGAAAAGGCACTGATTGACGAAAGCTACCAATGGTTCCGTGCTCTGGTGGAAGAGCGCCGCGGGCTCAGCGGTGCAGCGCTGGATAATGTGGCCGATGGACGTGTGTTTACGGGCCGTTTGGCACTGGATTTAAAGCTGATTGACGCGATTGGCGGGTTTGATGCGGCCAAAGAATACCTCGATTCGCTCGAATCGGTAGAAGCTGAGCTGCCTGTTGATACCTATGAGTTAGAGTATGAAGAGGGCGGTTTTTTCGGGCCTGTCGGGAAATTTCTACTCAAAAACGGCAACTTAGAGCGTATTTCGGGGCAAACAGGGCCTCGGCTCTATTCCATCGCAAAGTAA